One Pullulanibacillus sp. KACC 23026 DNA segment encodes these proteins:
- a CDS encoding aspartyl protease family protein, producing the protein MMHISTESGLAIARLTLTYQNKSLLLKNVLLDTGCVMTIFDTDVVEKIGLVPDRKKGRLVFMIGIGGRSDCCVEQVTPSLTFDEVTLYGFRHQIGSIYHRYGFEAILGNDFLTASGLVNWDTHSLTDSETSIAQYSSLIH; encoded by the coding sequence ATGATGCATATCTCAACTGAATCAGGTCTTGCTATTGCGCGTTTGACGCTTACCTATCAGAATAAGAGCCTCTTATTAAAAAACGTTCTATTGGATACAGGTTGCGTCATGACCATTTTTGATACAGATGTTGTCGAGAAGATAGGGCTAGTTCCTGATCGAAAAAAAGGCCGCCTTGTTTTCATGATAGGAATTGGTGGAAGAAGCGATTGTTGTGTCGAACAAGTGACACCTTCTTTGACTTTTGATGAGGTTACGCTGTATGGGTTTCGTCACCAGATTGGCTCGATCTATCATCGCTACGGCTTTGAGGCCATTTTAGGAAATGACTTCTTAACAGCTAGCGGTCTCGTCAATTGGGACACGCATTCCCTAACCGATTCAGAGACTTCGATTGCTCAGTACTCGTCTCTTATTCATTAA